A stretch of the Oncorhynchus mykiss isolate Arlee chromosome 23, USDA_OmykA_1.1, whole genome shotgun sequence genome encodes the following:
- the LOC118943918 gene encoding uncharacterized protein LOC118943918, translated as MYCYLLPCPAPVVFYIIYLVGLYTGHLLPCPAPVVFYIIYLVGLYTGHLLPRPAPVVFYIIYLVGLYTGHLLPCPAPVVFYIIYLVGLYTGHLLPCPAPVVFYIIYLVGLYTGHLLPRPAPVVSWLVYIQVISYPVLPQWSPGWLIYRSSLTLSCPSGLLVGLYTGHLLPRPAPVVFYIIYLVGLYTGHLLPRPAPVVFYIIYLVGLYTGHLLPRPAPVVFYIIYLVGLYTGHLLPRPAPVVFYIIYLVGLYTGYLLPRPAPVVFYIIYLVGLYTGHLLPCPAPVVFYIIYLVGLYTGHLLPCPAPVVFYIIYLVGLYTGHLLPCPAPVVFYIIYLVGLYTGHLLPRPAPVVFYIIYLVGLYTGHLLPRPAPVVFYIIYLVGLYTGHLLPCPAPVVSWLVYIQVISYPLLPRWCSILYTWLVYIQVISYPVLPQWCSILYTWLVYIQVISYPVLPQWCSILYTWLVYIQVISYPVLPQWSPGWFIYRSSLTPSCPSGVLYYIPGWFIYRSSLTLSCPGGVLYYIPGWFIYRSSLTPSCPSGVLYYIPGWFIYRSSLTLSCPGGVLYYIPGWFIYRSSLTPSCPSGVLYYIPGWFIYRSSLTPSCPGGVLYYIPGWFIYRSSLTPSCPSGVLYYIPGWFIYRSSLTPSCPGGVLYYIPAQSS; from the exons atgtact GTTATCTCTTACCCTGTCCTGCCCCGGTGGTGTTCTATATTATATACCTGGTTGGTTTATATACAGGTCATCTCTTACCCTGTCCTGCCCCGGTGGTGTTCTATATTATATACCTGGTTGGTTTATATACAGGTCATCTCTTACCCCGTCCTGCCCCGGTGGTGTTCTATATTATATACCTGGTTGGTTTATATACAGGTCATCTCTTACCCTGTCCTGCCCCGGTGGTGTTCTATATTATATACCTGGTTGGTTTATATACAGGTCATCTCTTACCCTGTCCTGCCCCAGTGGTGTTCTATATTATATACCTGGTTGGTTTATATACAGGTCATCTCTTACCCCGTCCTGCCCCAGTGGTCTCCTGGTTGGTTTATATACAGGTCATCTCTTACCCCGTCCTGCCCCAGTGGTCTCCTGGTTGGTTAATATACAGGTCATCTCTTACCCTGTCCTGCCCCAGTGGTCTCCTGGTTGGTTTATATACAGGTCATCTCTTACCCCGTCCTGCCCCAGTGGTGTTCTATATTATATACCTGGTTGGTTTATATACAGGTCATCTCTTACCCCGTCCTGCCCCAGTGGTGTTCTATATTATATACCTGGTTGGTTTATATACAGGTCATCTCTTACCCCGTCCTGCCCCAGTGGTGTTCTATATTATATACCTGGTTGGTTTATATACAGGTCATCTCTTACCCCGTCCTGCCCCAGTGGTGTTCTATATTATATACCTGGTTGGTTTATATACAGGTTATCTCTTACCCCGTCCTGCCCCGGTGGTGTTCTATATTATATACCTGGTTGGTTTATATACAGGTCATCTCTTACCCTGTCCTGCCCCAGTGGTGTTCTATATTATATACCTGGTTGGTTTATATACAGGTCATCTCTTACCCTGTCCTGCCCCGGTGGTGTTCTATATTATATACCTGGTTGGTTTATATACAGGTCATCTCTTACCCTGTCCTGCCCCAGTGGTGTTCTATATTATATACCTGGTTGGTTTATATACAGGTCATCTCTTACCCCGTCCTGCCCCGGTGGTGTTCTATATTATATACCTGGTTGGTTTATATACAGGTCATCTCTTACCCCGTCCTGCCCCGGTGGTGTTCTATATTATATACCTGGTTGGTTTATATACAGGTCATCTCTTACCCTGTCCTGCCCCGGTGGTCTCCTGGTTGGTTTATATACAGGTCATCTCTTACCCTCTCCTGCCCCGGTGGTGTTCTATATTATATACCTGGTTGGTTTATATACAGGTCATCTCTTACCCCGTCCTGCCCCAGTGGTGTTCTATATTATATACCTGGTTGGTTTATATACAGGTCATCTCTTACCCTGTCCTGCCCCAGTGGTGTTCTATATTATATACCTGGTTGGTTTATATACAGGTCATCTCTTACCCTGTCCTGCCCCAGTGGTCTCCTGGTTGGTTTATATACAGGTCATCTCTTACCCCGTCCTGCCCCAGTGGTGTTCTATATTATATACCTGGTTGGTTTATATACAGGTCATCTCTTACCCTGTCCTGCCCCGGTGGTGTTCTATATTATATACCTGGTTGGTTTATATACAG GTCATCTCTTACCCCGTCCTGCCCCAGTGGTGTTCTATATTATATACCTGGTTGGTTTATATACAGGTCATCTCTTACCCTGTCCTGCCCCGGTGGTGTTCTATATTATATACCTGGTTGGTTTATATACAG GTCATCTCTTACCCCGTCCTGCCCCAGTGGTGTTCTATATTATATACCTGGTTGGTTTATATACAGGTCATCTCTTACCCCGTCCTGCCCCGGTGGTGTTCTATATTATATACCTGGTTGGTTTATATACAGGTCATCTCTTACCCCGTCCTGCCCCAGTGGTGTTCTATATTATATACCTGGTTGGTTTATATACAGGTCATCTCTTACCCCGTCCTGCCCCGGTGGTGTTCTATATTATATACCTG CACAGTCATCCTAA